In Bacteroides coprosuis DSM 18011, the following are encoded in one genomic region:
- a CDS encoding O-acetylhomoserine/O-acetylserine sulfhydrylase (COGs: COG2873 O-acetylhomoserine sulfhydrylase~InterPro IPR000277:IPR006235~KEGG: zpr:ZPR_3635 O-acetylhomoserine sulfhydrylase~PFAM: Cys/Met metabolism, pyridoxal phosphate-dependent enzyme~PRIAM: Cysteine synthase~SPTR: O-acetylhomoserine sulfhydrylase;~TIGRFAM: O-acetylhomoserine/O-acetylserine sulfhydrylase~IMG reference gene:2504106361~PFAM: Cys/Met metabolism PLP-dependent enzyme~TIGRFAM: OAH/OAS sulfhydrylase): protein MNKLKFETQALHTGHNTSKTEGTQAIPIYQTTSYVFDNADHAAGAFNLSIPTYIYTRLNNPTNDVLEQRLAAIEGGIGAVVTASGASAISTALLTLLKAGDHIVSSNSLYGGTYNLLQVTLPRFGINTSFVNPLKPNNFKEAIQENTKAIFVESLGNPKLDIIDLEEVSRIAQEAKIPLIVDNTVATPYLLKPIEYGANIVIHSLTKYISGNGTSLGGAIIDAGTFNWGNGKFPEFTNPSLGYHGLIYHEALGNSAFIAKVRVEGLRDLGAALSPFNAFQIIQGLETLPLRIIGHSINALELAKWLEVQDEVAWVNYPGLKSSPYNSLSQKYLPRGQSGVVTFGLKGGFDAAKTVVSNTKLFALLANIGDTKSLIIHPASTTHEQLSVKEQIESGVTPDLIRLSVGLENISDLKNDLKQAFKLL from the coding sequence ATGAACAAGCTCAAATTTGAAACTCAAGCCTTACATACAGGGCACAACACAAGTAAAACAGAGGGAACCCAAGCTATTCCCATTTATCAAACTACATCGTATGTCTTTGACAATGCAGATCATGCTGCAGGTGCATTCAACCTTTCAATTCCGACTTATATCTACACACGGCTAAACAACCCTACCAACGATGTACTAGAACAAAGGCTAGCTGCTATTGAAGGAGGTATCGGAGCTGTAGTTACTGCTTCTGGAGCTTCAGCCATTTCCACAGCCTTGCTTACATTGCTAAAAGCAGGTGATCATATTGTATCTTCAAACAGTCTCTATGGCGGAACATACAACTTACTACAAGTTACTCTTCCAAGGTTTGGTATCAATACCTCTTTTGTGAATCCTTTAAAACCTAACAATTTCAAAGAGGCAATTCAAGAGAATACCAAAGCTATATTCGTGGAATCACTGGGCAATCCTAAGCTAGACATAATTGATCTAGAAGAAGTTTCTCGCATTGCTCAAGAAGCAAAAATACCGCTGATCGTAGATAATACAGTTGCTACTCCCTATCTCCTAAAACCAATAGAGTATGGTGCTAATATTGTTATACACTCTCTCACAAAATATATTTCAGGGAATGGAACCTCACTTGGGGGTGCTATCATAGATGCAGGAACATTCAATTGGGGCAATGGTAAGTTCCCTGAATTTACCAATCCTTCACTTGGATATCATGGACTAATCTATCATGAAGCATTAGGAAATTCGGCATTCATAGCTAAAGTGAGAGTAGAAGGGTTAAGGGATTTAGGCGCTGCCCTTAGTCCTTTTAATGCTTTTCAAATTATACAAGGATTAGAGACTCTCCCACTAAGAATTATAGGGCATAGTATAAATGCCTTAGAACTTGCTAAATGGTTAGAAGTACAAGATGAAGTAGCTTGGGTAAATTACCCTGGCTTAAAATCAAGTCCATACAACTCTCTTTCTCAAAAATATCTACCTAGAGGACAAAGTGGCGTGGTAACCTTCGGACTTAAAGGAGGATTTGATGCTGCTAAAACAGTAGTGAGCAATACAAAACTATTTGCTCTTCTTGCCAATATAGGAGATACTAAATCGCTCATTATTCATCCAGCCTCAACAACACACGAACAACTTAGCGTGAAAGAACAAATCGAATCAGGAGTTACTCCTGATTTAATTCGACTTTCTGTAGGATTAGAAAACATATCCGACCTTAAAAATGATTTGAAACAAGCCTTTAAACTTTTATAG
- a CDS encoding methionine synthase (COGs: COG1410 Methionine synthase I cobalamin-binding domain~InterProIPR003726:IPR000489:IPR003759:IPR006158:IPR 004223:IPR011822~KEGG: rbi:RB2501_03110 5-methyltetrahydrofolate--homocysteine methyltransferase~PFAM: Homocysteine S-methyltransferase; Pterin-binding; Methionine synthase, cobalamin (vitamin B12)-binding module, cap; Cobalamin (vitamin B12)-binding; Vitamin B12-dependent methionine synthase, activation domain~PRIAM: Methionine synthase~SPTR: 5-methyltetrahydrofolate--homocysteine methyltransferase;~TIGRFAM: 5-methyltetrahydrofolate--homocysteine methyltransferase~IMG reference gene:2504106360~PFAM: Pterin binding enzyme; Vitamin B12 dependent methionine synthase, activation domain; B12 binding domain; Homocysteine S-methyltransferase~TIGRFAM: 5-methyltetrahydrofolate--homocysteine methyltransferase) produces MNSNFDLIRNLIQEKILVLDGAMGTMLQSYSFSEKDFRGTLFTDSTIPLKGNNDVLSLTQPQAVQAIHEAYLEVGADIIETNTFSSTTIAQNDYNLGEYVYELNFKSAQLAKKAAEHYTQLTPNKPRFVAGTLGPTNKTASLSPDVNRPSYRAVSFQDLYVAYKQQAEALIDGGCDLLLVETVFDTLNAKAALFAITDINKERNISIPIMLSGTITDASGRILSGQTIEAFAISVSHIPLLSIGLNCAQGAKQLIPYLIQLGKEVRIPLSVHPNAGLPNEFGHYDQTPEQMGNDILSFINNPQVRIVGGCCGTTPKHIKCIALLVDKQNQQTPLFKQAEEAQILKLSGLEPFRYTDNITFVNIGERTNVTGSKKFLRLIQNKNYEEALEIAREQVEGGAQILDVNMDEGLLNGTEEMTTFLNLIASEPDIARIPIMIDSSKWEVIEAGLQCLQGKGVVNSISLKEGEKKFITYAQKIKQYGAAVVVMAFDENGQADSLERRIEICQRSYNLLVHKVHFPAANIIFDPNVFPVATGMEEHKNNAIDFFKSTKWIKNNLPFANISGGISNVSFSFRGNNTVREAMHSIFLYHGIKHGLTMGILNPTILEIYNEIEPRLLELIENVFFNRKKNATDTLLQYAESLKGKVENTATPNLVWREGCLQERINHALIKGISTFIEQDVEEARQSVEHPIQIIEGHLMIAMNLVGQLFGDGKMFLPQVVKSARVMKQAVTYLLPFIEKLKAQDQLNASKPKIVLATVKGDVHDIGKNIVSVVLACNNYHIIDLGVMVPTENIIQTVLAEQADIIGLSGLITPSLDEMIHVAQELEKAQCTIPLMIGGATTTKLHTALKIAPEYSAPVIHVKDASRSVSVASLLLNPETAPTFINQIKEEYEGICIQYKNRKEPRKFIPLDEARKNKFSTNWNLYTPILPKDKGIQVKQLDVQQLIPYIDWTPFFSAWELHGKFPDLLDDAVVGESATSLYQDAKAFLKKIIENKWILPKAIYEFLPANQVNEDDIEVYDEQGKILETIPTLRQQMKKNNGSPNFALADFIAPKSSGKKDYIGFFCVSSGFGVDEKVQKLKKEGDDYTALLLSSLSDRLAEASAEYLHEYVRKKAWGYVPDESLSYKDLLDETYQGIRPAPGYPACPDHQQKGTLWKLLQIDKNIGVRITTNYAMHPASSISGYYFSHPQSKYFAIGKINSDQIEDYAKRRGQKPEEIQHWLAAYI; encoded by the coding sequence ATGAACTCTAACTTTGACCTTATTCGGAATTTAATTCAAGAAAAGATATTAGTATTAGATGGTGCTATGGGTACAATGCTCCAATCCTATTCTTTCTCTGAAAAGGATTTTAGAGGTACTCTCTTTACAGACTCAACAATTCCTCTAAAAGGTAATAATGATGTTCTATCGCTTACACAGCCTCAAGCTGTGCAAGCGATTCATGAAGCCTATTTAGAAGTCGGTGCAGACATAATAGAAACCAATACTTTTTCATCCACAACAATTGCTCAAAATGATTATAACCTTGGTGAGTATGTATATGAGCTTAATTTTAAATCGGCACAATTAGCAAAGAAGGCAGCAGAACACTATACTCAACTTACCCCTAACAAACCCCGTTTTGTTGCTGGAACTCTTGGTCCAACTAATAAAACAGCGAGTTTATCTCCAGATGTTAATAGACCGAGCTACAGGGCTGTATCATTCCAAGATTTATATGTTGCCTATAAGCAGCAAGCCGAAGCGTTAATAGATGGAGGTTGTGACTTACTACTTGTAGAAACAGTTTTTGACACTCTAAATGCTAAAGCTGCTCTTTTCGCGATAACAGACATCAATAAGGAGCGAAACATATCTATTCCTATCATGCTGTCGGGCACTATTACAGATGCTTCAGGAAGAATTCTTTCTGGACAAACCATTGAGGCTTTTGCCATATCCGTTTCTCATATTCCATTACTCTCCATTGGGCTCAATTGTGCTCAAGGAGCAAAACAACTAATACCCTATCTTATCCAGTTAGGAAAAGAGGTTCGTATTCCTCTCTCTGTTCATCCCAATGCAGGGCTACCCAATGAGTTTGGGCACTATGACCAGACTCCAGAACAGATGGGAAATGATATCCTTTCTTTTATTAACAACCCCCAAGTAAGAATAGTGGGAGGTTGCTGTGGGACAACTCCTAAACATATTAAGTGCATTGCTCTATTGGTTGATAAACAAAACCAACAGACTCCCCTTTTTAAACAAGCTGAGGAGGCGCAAATATTAAAACTTTCGGGATTAGAGCCTTTTCGATATACGGACAACATCACCTTCGTAAACATAGGAGAAAGAACGAATGTCACTGGTTCTAAAAAATTTCTACGACTTATTCAGAATAAGAATTATGAAGAAGCTTTAGAAATAGCACGGGAACAAGTAGAGGGAGGAGCACAAATCCTAGATGTAAATATGGATGAAGGATTACTCAACGGAACAGAAGAAATGACAACGTTTCTCAACCTTATAGCCTCTGAGCCAGATATCGCACGAATTCCTATTATGATTGACAGTTCAAAGTGGGAAGTTATAGAGGCAGGCTTACAATGCTTACAAGGAAAAGGAGTGGTTAACTCTATTAGTTTAAAAGAAGGAGAGAAAAAATTTATCACTTATGCACAGAAGATAAAACAATATGGAGCTGCAGTAGTTGTTATGGCTTTTGATGAAAATGGACAAGCCGATTCTTTAGAAAGACGAATAGAAATCTGCCAACGTTCTTACAATTTACTTGTTCATAAAGTACACTTTCCTGCAGCCAATATCATCTTCGACCCAAATGTATTTCCAGTAGCAACAGGTATGGAAGAACATAAAAACAATGCTATAGACTTTTTCAAGAGTACAAAATGGATAAAAAATAATCTTCCCTTTGCCAACATTAGTGGAGGTATTAGCAATGTGTCTTTTTCTTTTCGAGGAAATAATACAGTAAGAGAAGCTATGCACTCTATTTTCTTATATCATGGAATAAAACACGGGTTAACTATGGGCATACTAAACCCTACTATTCTAGAAATATATAATGAAATAGAACCTCGATTATTAGAACTTATTGAAAATGTATTTTTCAACAGAAAGAAGAATGCTACAGATACCTTACTTCAATATGCAGAATCTCTAAAGGGGAAAGTAGAAAACACAGCTACGCCCAATTTAGTATGGAGAGAAGGATGTCTTCAAGAACGTATTAATCATGCTTTAATTAAAGGCATATCTACTTTTATAGAACAAGATGTTGAGGAGGCTCGGCAATCTGTAGAACACCCAATACAAATAATTGAAGGGCATCTTATGATTGCTATGAACTTAGTAGGTCAACTTTTTGGAGATGGAAAAATGTTCCTTCCTCAAGTAGTAAAATCTGCTAGAGTAATGAAACAAGCAGTAACTTACCTCCTACCTTTTATTGAAAAGTTAAAGGCACAAGATCAACTAAATGCATCAAAGCCCAAAATTGTACTAGCTACTGTTAAAGGCGATGTACACGACATTGGTAAAAATATTGTTTCTGTTGTATTGGCCTGTAATAATTATCATATCATAGATTTAGGTGTGATGGTTCCCACTGAAAATATAATTCAAACGGTCTTAGCTGAACAAGCAGACATTATAGGTTTAAGCGGACTAATCACGCCTTCACTCGACGAAATGATTCATGTCGCTCAAGAATTAGAAAAAGCACAATGTACAATTCCTTTAATGATAGGAGGAGCCACTACAACTAAGCTTCATACTGCTCTAAAAATAGCACCAGAATATAGTGCCCCTGTTATTCATGTAAAAGATGCTTCTCGTTCTGTCTCAGTGGCTAGTTTATTACTTAATCCAGAAACCGCACCTACATTTATAAATCAAATTAAAGAAGAGTATGAAGGAATATGTATCCAGTACAAGAACAGAAAAGAACCTCGAAAATTCATACCGTTAGATGAGGCTCGAAAAAATAAGTTTTCAACCAATTGGAACCTTTACACTCCTATTTTACCCAAGGATAAAGGTATCCAAGTAAAACAGCTAGATGTACAACAACTCATACCCTACATTGACTGGACACCCTTCTTCTCAGCATGGGAACTTCATGGTAAATTTCCAGACCTATTAGATGATGCTGTCGTAGGTGAATCTGCAACCTCCTTATACCAAGATGCAAAAGCTTTCCTTAAAAAGATTATAGAAAACAAATGGATTCTACCCAAAGCTATTTATGAGTTTTTGCCAGCCAATCAAGTAAATGAGGACGATATTGAAGTATATGATGAACAAGGTAAAATATTAGAAACCATCCCTACCCTTCGTCAACAAATGAAGAAGAATAATGGCTCGCCCAATTTTGCACTAGCAGATTTTATTGCACCAAAATCTAGTGGTAAAAAAGATTATATCGGTTTCTTTTGTGTTTCAAGTGGTTTCGGAGTGGATGAAAAAGTTCAAAAACTCAAAAAAGAAGGGGATGACTATACAGCTTTATTACTATCCTCTCTATCAGATAGGCTAGCTGAAGCTAGTGCAGAGTATCTACATGAATATGTTAGAAAAAAAGCATGGGGATATGTTCCCGATGAATCTCTATCCTACAAAGATTTACTAGATGAAACTTATCAAGGAATTAGACCAGCTCCTGGTTATCCTGCTTGTCCTGATCATCAACAAAAGGGAACATTGTGGAAACTTCTCCAAATAGACAAAAATATAGGCGTTCGCATCACAACTAATTATGCGATGCACCCAGCATCATCTATCTCTGGATACTATTTTTCACACCCACAGAGTAAATACTTTGCCATTGGCAAAATAAATTCAGACCAAATTGAAGACTATGCCAAGCGAAGAGGACAAAAACCAGAAGAAATACAACATTGGTTAGCTGCATACATTTAA